In a single window of the Pirellulales bacterium genome:
- a CDS encoding TIGR04222 domain-containing membrane protein has protein sequence MPLSKPSLWTKLAAFPLDDPGAETPFSVRLAREKGWSLRDAQRVVEEYRRFLYLTTAATEPACPSEEVDAAWHLHLCYTRSYWDDLCGRVLGGPLHHDPTAGGGAQLDYHRRIYAATLETYRAEFDCQPPRAIWPSVDERFAAGSRPREVDPSRCWIVPKPPVRELAAHVARCAKGWLAVGAAAIVPLAGAAWNPLDMPGPSFLGFYAVLLACATLAAFVLRKALAGGDEFAPLPELDPYETAVLASGEQGAARIALAELMLADVAAAVPNDDRKLQIVKQEPPELHPLVQAVYRGIEARGEATIDQAMKSGLPTAAKIGAKLEDQALVPGSMGRLAATLLPALVVFGVVALGVAKINVGLNRNKPVLFLALLCLGAAVIGATFLRPVRRTRRGDRLLRSLRNQYSELAQGTRFEVAEPREQAYAMGLFGLSTLATSALGMTTIAHMLEPPRNRGGSGCSSGCSGSGCGGGGGGCGGGGCGGCGGGD, from the coding sequence ATGCCGCTGTCGAAGCCTTCGTTGTGGACCAAGCTGGCCGCGTTTCCGCTGGACGATCCCGGCGCCGAGACGCCGTTCTCGGTGCGGCTGGCTCGCGAAAAGGGGTGGTCGCTTCGCGACGCCCAACGAGTCGTCGAAGAGTATCGGCGGTTCCTTTACCTGACGACCGCGGCGACGGAGCCGGCGTGCCCGTCCGAAGAAGTCGACGCGGCGTGGCACCTTCATCTGTGTTACACGCGATCCTATTGGGACGATCTTTGCGGGCGGGTGCTCGGGGGGCCGTTGCACCACGATCCGACCGCTGGAGGCGGCGCGCAGCTCGACTATCATCGGCGGATCTACGCGGCGACTCTCGAAACGTATCGGGCCGAGTTCGACTGCCAGCCTCCGCGCGCGATTTGGCCCTCGGTCGACGAGCGGTTCGCCGCCGGAAGCCGTCCACGCGAAGTCGACCCGAGTCGCTGCTGGATCGTGCCGAAGCCGCCGGTGCGCGAGCTCGCCGCGCATGTCGCCCGGTGCGCCAAGGGTTGGCTCGCCGTGGGCGCCGCAGCGATCGTTCCCTTGGCCGGGGCGGCATGGAACCCGCTCGATATGCCGGGGCCGAGCTTCTTGGGGTTCTACGCCGTTCTGCTGGCGTGTGCGACGCTGGCGGCGTTCGTGCTGCGCAAAGCGCTCGCGGGGGGAGATGAATTCGCTCCGCTGCCGGAGCTCGACCCCTACGAGACGGCCGTCCTCGCCTCGGGCGAGCAGGGAGCGGCGCGCATTGCGCTGGCCGAGTTGATGCTGGCCGACGTCGCGGCAGCGGTCCCCAACGACGATCGCAAGCTGCAGATCGTCAAACAGGAACCGCCGGAGCTTCACCCGCTGGTGCAGGCCGTCTATCGCGGGATCGAGGCGCGGGGCGAGGCGACGATCGACCAAGCGATGAAGTCGGGCTTGCCGACGGCGGCGAAGATCGGCGCCAAGCTCGAAGACCAAGCGCTCGTCCCCGGCTCGATGGGACGACTGGCGGCGACGCTGCTGCCGGCGCTCGTGGTTTTCGGCGTCGTCGCGCTCGGCGTCGCGAAAATCAACGTCGGCCTCAACCGGAACAAGCCGGTGCTGTTCCTGGCGCTTCTGTGCCTCGGCGCGGCCGTCATCGGAGCGACGTTCTTGCGACCCGTGCGGCGCACCCGTCGGGGCGATCGCCTGTTGCGCTCGCTGCGCAATCAGTACAGCGAGCTCGCCCAAGGAACTCGCTTCGAGGTCGCTGAGCCGCGCGAACAAGCGTACGCGATGGGGCTGTTCGGGCTGTCGACGCTCGCGACGTCCGCGTTGGGCATGACGACCATCGCGCACATGTTGGAACCCCCGCGGAACAGAGGGGGCTCCGGATGCAGTTCGGGGTGCTCCGGCAGCGGGTGCGGCGGGGGAGGGGGCGGTTGCGGAGGCGGCGGCTGCGGAGGGTGCGGCGGGGGAGACTGA
- the gluQRS gene encoding tRNA glutamyl-Q(34) synthetase GluQRS → MSCTRLAPSPTGALHLGNVRTFLANWALARRKGWRIVLRIEDLDGPRVKTQAAAEAIETLRWLGIDWDDGPSYQRADLAPYRAALARLVKRGWAYPCRCTRREIEAAAMSAPHGDEHELRYPGTCRPSASPARGGAEASAADVEGAAWRLIAPAGVTTFVDEFAGRHSHDVSATTGDFLVATKEGLPSYQLAVVVDDARQGIDCVVRGDDLLGSTHRQRLLYERLELGPPPRHWHVPLVVGADGRRLAKRHGDTRASRYRERGVPPERLIGLVAAWCGLGPRRELAATEFAEQFDLAALPRTPITFTPADDAWLLAAGRG, encoded by the coding sequence ATGTCCTGCACGCGCCTCGCACCTTCGCCGACCGGCGCGTTGCATTTGGGGAACGTGCGAACATTCCTGGCGAACTGGGCCCTCGCGCGCCGCAAGGGGTGGCGCATCGTGCTGCGCATTGAGGACCTCGACGGTCCTCGGGTCAAAACCCAGGCCGCGGCCGAGGCGATCGAAACGCTGCGCTGGTTGGGGATCGATTGGGACGACGGTCCGTCGTACCAACGAGCCGACTTGGCGCCGTATCGCGCGGCGCTCGCGCGGCTGGTCAAGCGGGGCTGGGCCTATCCGTGCCGCTGCACGCGACGCGAGATCGAGGCCGCCGCAATGAGCGCCCCGCACGGCGACGAGCACGAGCTGCGTTACCCCGGCACGTGCCGACCAAGCGCGTCCCCGGCCCGTGGCGGCGCGGAGGCTTCAGCCGCTGACGTCGAGGGAGCCGCGTGGCGGTTGATCGCTCCCGCGGGGGTCACGACGTTCGTCGACGAATTCGCCGGCCGGCACTCCCACGACGTCAGCGCCACGACCGGCGACTTTCTCGTCGCGACTAAGGAAGGGCTCCCCAGCTACCAGCTTGCCGTAGTCGTCGACGACGCCCGGCAAGGGATCGATTGCGTCGTACGCGGCGACGATTTGCTCGGCTCGACCCACCGGCAGCGGCTGCTTTACGAGCGGCTCGAACTCGGTCCGCCCCCGCGGCACTGGCATGTGCCGCTGGTCGTCGGCGCCGACGGCCGCCGGCTCGCCAAGCGTCACGGCGACACCCGGGCGAGCCGCTACCGCGAGCGGGGCGTGCCCCCCGAACGACTGATCGGTCTCGTCGCCGCGTGGTGCGGCCTCGGGCCCCGGCGCGAGCTCGCCGCGACCGAGTTCGCCGAGCAGTTCGACCTCGCCGCGCTCCCGCGGACGCCGATCACGTTCACCCCCGCCGACGACGCTTGGCTGTTGGCCGCCGGCCGCGGCTAA